The Pseudomonas fulva 12-X sequence TAGGGGCGGCCTTCATGAACGGCCCGAACTCCGGCAAGGACGTGTTCATTCCACTCGATTACCTGATCGGCGGGCCGGACTACCTCGGCAAGGGCTGGATGATGCTGATGAACTGCCTGTCGGTCGGCCGCTCGATCTCCCTGCCGGCGGTCGGCACCGGCGCCGCCAAGTTCACCAGTCTGGTCACCGGCCAGTACAGCCAGGTACGCGAGCAGTTCAACGTGCCACTGTCGGCCTTCGAGGGCATTCAGGAAGCCCTGGCGCGCATCGGCGGCAATGCCTGGCTGATGGACAGCGCACGCATCCTCACCGCCAATGCAGTCGACTTGGGCGAGAAGCCGTCGGTTTTGTCGGCCATCCTCAAGTATCACCTCACCGAGCGTGGTCGCGAATGCATCACCCACGCCATGGACGTGCACGGCGGCAAGGGCATCATCATGGGCCCAAGCAACTACCTGGGTCGTTCCTGGCAAGGCGCGCCGATCTTCATCACCGTCGAGGGCGCTAACATCCTCTCGCGCAACCTGATGATCTTCGGCCAGGGCGCCATCCGCTGCCATCCCTACGTGCTCAAGGAAATGGCCCTGGCCGGCCGCGAGGACCGCGACCAGGCATTGCTGGAGTTCGATGATCTGCTGATGCAGCACATCGGTTTTGCAGTCAGCAATGCCGCCAGCACACTGATCCTGAGCCTCAGCCTGGGCCTGCTCGGCAAGGTGCCGGGTGACCGTATCAGCCGCCCCTACTTCCGCGCCCTCAATCGCCTGAGCGCGGCCTTCGCCATGCTCGCCGACCTGAGCATGATGCTCTTGGGCGGCGAGCTGAAGCGCCGCGAGCGCCTGTCGGCGCGCCTGGGCGACGTGCTCAGCCATCTGTATCTGGCCTCGGCGGCGCTCAAGCGTTATCACGATCAGGATTACCCGGAGCACGTGCGACCGTTGCTGCACTGGGCATTGGAAGAGAGCCTGGGCAAGGCCGAAAGCGCAATTGACGCGCTGCTCAGCAACTTCCCCAACCGCCTGCTGGGAAGCGCTCTGCGCGTGCTGGTCTTCCCGTTCGGTCGTCGTCATCAGGGCCCGGACGATCAGCTCGACGCTCAGGTCGCGGCGATCATCGGCCGCCATGCTGGCGACCCGGCACTGGAAGCCGTGCTCGAAGGCTGCTTCCGCCCCACCTCTACCGAAGATCCGGTCGGCGCTCTGCAACACGCCTTCAACCTGCTGCAGGAAACCGCGCCGCTGCAGAAGAAGCTGCACAAGGCCGTCAAGGCTGGCCAGGTGCGTGAAACGCCCGGGCAGAACGAGATCGAGACGGCGGTCGCCGCCGGCGTGCTCAGCGCCGAGGAAGGCCAACAGCTGCAGCGCGCCGAACAGGCACGCCGGGTGGTGATCGACGTCGACGACTTCAGCAAGGAGGAGCTGCTGCCCAGCGACGGCAAGGTGCGGTAATCGCAAGGCAGAGACGACAGCGGGCGCCATGGACCTTATACTCCGGCGCCCGTTTTACTTTCAGGAACACCGGACATGGCCAATCCCCATCTCGACCATCACATCGTCCTGCTCAACCATCTGCGCACCATCCTGGTCGCCCTGGGTGAAGCCGAGCAGATTCTCGATGCCAGCCATGCCAACTTTCTCGAGCGCTACGACGAGTTGCTCGCCGAGCTGCCAGTGGACTTCGAACGCAGCCAGTACCTGGGCCAGGAGCTGATCAGCCAGATCTTCCAGCGCTACCCGCAGATCGCCCACCTGGTACCGCGCGACCTGCTGTGGTTCTTCGGGGGCGATTGCCTGCACTTCATGCCGGACGAGGAAATCGAGCTGTACCAGCAGCTCGACGAGCGCCGCTTCTACGCCGGAAAGAACGACGAGCCGTTCGACTGGAATCAGGAAAAGCAACTCTTGGCCATGCCTGCGCCGAGCAGCCGCCACTGACGAAAAAGCCCGCCAGCATCAAAGATGCTGGCGGGCTTTTTCCAAGCGCCGAAACGCAGATACGAAAACGCCGCTCAATCGAGCGGCGTTTTCGTTTATTTGGAGCGGGAAACGAGACTCGAACTCGCGACCCCGACCTTGGCAAGGTCGTGCTCTACCAACTGAGCTATTCCCGCATTTACAACAAATTGGCGTCCCCTAGGGGACTCGA is a genomic window containing:
- a CDS encoding acyl-CoA dehydrogenase, which codes for MLAVWLLVLVLGTAYLAHRRTAPLPALAIVAAYLLIMGAYSHAPGWLMVIFWLLWLAVALPLALPELRRKHFTKPLFAWFQKVLPPMSKTEKDAIEAGTVWWDGELFSGRPDWDKLLAYPKARLTEEEQAFIDGPTEELCAMVSEWQIGQRMDLPPEAWDHIKRHGFFALIIPKEYGGKGFSAYAHSQVAMKLATRSGDLASTVMVPNSLGPAELLLHYGTEEQRNHYLPRLARGEDIPCFALTGPLAGSDAGAMPDSGVICKGQWNGEEVIGLRLNWEKRYITLGPVATLLGVAFKAYDPEHLLGDKEELGISLALIPTDTPGVNIGRRHVPLGAAFMNGPNSGKDVFIPLDYLIGGPDYLGKGWMMLMNCLSVGRSISLPAVGTGAAKFTSLVTGQYSQVREQFNVPLSAFEGIQEALARIGGNAWLMDSARILTANAVDLGEKPSVLSAILKYHLTERGRECITHAMDVHGGKGIIMGPSNYLGRSWQGAPIFITVEGANILSRNLMIFGQGAIRCHPYVLKEMALAGREDRDQALLEFDDLLMQHIGFAVSNAASTLILSLSLGLLGKVPGDRISRPYFRALNRLSAAFAMLADLSMMLLGGELKRRERLSARLGDVLSHLYLASAALKRYHDQDYPEHVRPLLHWALEESLGKAESAIDALLSNFPNRLLGSALRVLVFPFGRRHQGPDDQLDAQVAAIIGRHAGDPALEAVLEGCFRPTSTEDPVGALQHAFNLLQETAPLQKKLHKAVKAGQVRETPGQNEIETAVAAGVLSAEEGQQLQRAEQARRVVIDVDDFSKEELLPSDGKVR
- a CDS encoding PA2817 family protein → MANPHLDHHIVLLNHLRTILVALGEAEQILDASHANFLERYDELLAELPVDFERSQYLGQELISQIFQRYPQIAHLVPRDLLWFFGGDCLHFMPDEEIELYQQLDERRFYAGKNDEPFDWNQEKQLLAMPAPSSRH